From the genome of Neisseria lisongii, one region includes:
- the hemH gene encoding ferrochelatase, whose protein sequence is MSRFLNEPALQYTQQTQTAVLLLNLGTPDAPTAQAVKPYLKEFLSDQRVVELPTLLWQPILRGLVLTLRPKKSAHGYQKIWFDQGSPLAVYTERQTQALAAALPNIIVRHAMTYGNPSVADVLEDLKNQGVGKLLVIPLYPQYAASSTGAAVDKVLAQLLQQRNQMSLRTVSRFYDDSGYIDAMAQHIQAYWSQNGRGEKLMLSFHGIPQKNHDDGDPYPDECRHTARLLAQRLGLSEDDYVVSFQSQFGKAKWIAPSTQTLFKQLPKQGITKLDVFCPGFTADCLETMEEIALAGREEFHEAGGKQYHYIPCLNDNPAWIAALTDLAKRNLQGWE, encoded by the coding sequence ATGTCCCGCTTTTTAAACGAACCCGCCCTGCAATACACCCAACAAACCCAAACCGCCGTTTTGCTGCTGAATTTAGGCACGCCCGATGCGCCGACAGCGCAGGCGGTGAAACCCTATCTCAAAGAATTTCTCTCCGATCAGCGGGTGGTTGAATTGCCCACACTCTTGTGGCAACCGATTTTGCGGGGCTTAGTGCTAACCCTGCGCCCGAAAAAAAGCGCCCACGGTTACCAAAAAATCTGGTTTGACCAAGGCTCGCCACTGGCCGTTTATACCGAACGCCAAACCCAAGCCCTAGCCGCCGCCCTCCCCAATATCATTGTCCGCCACGCCATGACTTACGGCAATCCGAGCGTAGCCGATGTTTTAGAGGATTTAAAAAACCAAGGTGTCGGCAAACTGCTGGTCATTCCCCTATATCCGCAATACGCCGCCTCCAGCACCGGTGCCGCCGTCGATAAAGTTTTGGCGCAGCTTTTGCAGCAGCGCAACCAAATGAGCCTGCGTACCGTTTCCCGTTTTTATGACGACAGCGGCTATATCGATGCCATGGCGCAGCATATCCAAGCCTATTGGTCGCAAAACGGCCGCGGCGAAAAACTGATGCTGAGTTTCCACGGCATTCCGCAGAAAAACCACGACGACGGCGACCCCTACCCCGACGAATGCCGCCACACCGCCCGCCTGCTGGCGCAACGCTTGGGTTTGAGCGAAGACGATTATGTCGTTTCCTTCCAAAGCCAGTTCGGCAAAGCCAAATGGATTGCTCCCAGCACCCAGACACTGTTCAAACAGCTTCCCAAACAAGGCATTACCAAACTCGATGTCTTCTGCCCCGGCTTTACGGCCGACTGCCTCGAAACCATGGAAGAAATCGCCTTGGCCGGACGGGAAGAATTCCACGAAGCCGGCGGCAAACAATACCACTACATCCCCTGCCTCAACGATAATCCGGCTTGGATTGCGGCACTAACCGATTTAGCCAAACGCAATCTGCAAGGCTGGGAGTAA
- the putP gene encoding sodium/proline symporter PutP, translating into MNPMYITFGLYLIAVLLIGLAAYFSTRNFDDYILGGRSLGSFVTAMSAGASDMSGWLLMGLPGAIYATGLSEAWIAIGLTIGAWANWLLVSGRLRVHTEYANNALTLPDYFYHRFGAKGQAMKVISALIILFFFTIYCASGVVAGARLFQSLFEGMSYETAMWLGAGATIAYTFIGGFLAVSWTDTVQASLMLFALILTPVMVYLSLGGAAEMTAAVHAVAAETGKEYGSLFAGTTFLGIISTAAWGLGYFGQPHILARFMAAENVKSLTNARRIGMTWMIICLGGAVAVGYFGIAYFGGHPEQLSAMGGNNERIFIALATLLFNPWIAGIILSAILAAVMSTLSCQLLVCSSAITEDFYKGFLRPNAEQKELVWVGRLMVLSVAVIAILIAANPDSKVLGLVSYAWAGFGAAFGPVVILSVLWKRMTANGALFGMIAGAVVVVLWAQLANPALAAAGLPTMYEIVPGFIACGLVVFVVSLLGKQPDAHILEKFEKADAQYRAER; encoded by the coding sequence ATGAATCCCATGTATATCACGTTTGGGCTGTATCTGATTGCGGTTTTGCTGATTGGCTTGGCCGCCTATTTCTCAACCCGCAACTTTGACGACTATATCCTCGGCGGCCGCAGCTTGGGTTCGTTTGTTACCGCCATGTCGGCGGGTGCGTCGGATATGTCGGGCTGGCTGCTGATGGGCTTGCCCGGTGCGATTTATGCCACCGGTTTGAGCGAGGCATGGATTGCCATCGGCTTGACCATCGGCGCTTGGGCCAACTGGCTGCTGGTTTCAGGCCGCCTGCGGGTGCATACCGAATACGCCAACAATGCTTTGACCTTGCCGGATTATTTCTATCACCGCTTCGGTGCCAAAGGGCAGGCGATGAAAGTGATTTCGGCACTGATTATCCTGTTTTTCTTCACCATTTATTGCGCTTCCGGCGTGGTGGCGGGCGCACGCCTGTTTCAAAGTCTGTTTGAAGGCATGAGCTATGAAACCGCCATGTGGCTGGGCGCAGGTGCGACCATTGCCTACACCTTTATCGGCGGCTTCTTGGCGGTGAGCTGGACGGATACCGTACAGGCAAGCCTGATGCTGTTTGCCCTGATTTTAACCCCGGTTATGGTGTATCTCAGCTTGGGCGGCGCAGCCGAAATGACCGCCGCCGTTCATGCCGTTGCCGCCGAAACCGGCAAAGAATACGGCAGCCTGTTTGCCGGAACGACTTTCCTCGGTATTATTTCCACCGCCGCATGGGGCTTGGGCTATTTCGGTCAACCGCATATTCTGGCACGCTTTATGGCGGCTGAAAATGTCAAATCCCTTACCAACGCCCGCCGTATCGGCATGACTTGGATGATTATCTGTTTGGGCGGTGCCGTTGCCGTCGGTTATTTCGGCATTGCCTATTTCGGCGGCCATCCGGAGCAACTCAGTGCCATGGGCGGCAACAACGAACGCATTTTCATCGCCTTGGCAACGCTGCTGTTTAACCCTTGGATTGCCGGCATTATCCTGAGCGCCATCTTGGCCGCCGTGATGTCCACCCTGTCTTGCCAACTGCTGGTATGTTCCAGCGCCATCACCGAAGACTTTTACAAAGGCTTCCTGCGTCCGAACGCCGAACAAAAAGAGTTGGTATGGGTCGGCCGCCTGATGGTGTTGTCGGTTGCCGTGATTGCCATTCTGATTGCCGCCAACCCCGACAGCAAAGTATTGGGGCTGGTATCCTACGCATGGGCCGGTTTCGGTGCTGCTTTCGGTCCGGTGGTGATTTTATCGGTATTGTGGAAACGCATGACCGCCAACGGCGCATTGTTCGGCATGATTGCCGGTGCCGTTGTGGTGGTATTGTGGGCGCAGCTCGCCAACCCCGCCCTTGCCGCTGCCGGTCTGCCGACCATGTACGAAATCGTTCCCGGCTTTATCGCCTGCGGATTGGTCGTATTTGTCGTTTCCCTGCTCGGCAAACAGCCTGATGCGCACATTCTGGAAAAATTTGAAAAAGCCGATGCACAATATCGTGCCGAACGCTGA
- a CDS encoding dicarboxylate/amino acid:cation symporter codes for MLHLDTDELNSRPPKQKFYQVLYVQVIFAIVVGILLGHFYPSIGESMQPLGTAFIKLVKMIIAPVIFLTVVTGITGMGNMKAVGRVAGKAMIYFLTFSTLALVVGLIVSNIIQPGAGLNIDPSTLNSDKVSEYLSKAHESTITGFLMNIIPTTVLSPLMGGDILQVLFVSVLFGFALASVGDKAQPVIQFLQDLSAPVFKMVSILMKAAPIGAFGAMAFTIGKYGISSISNLFMLVMTFYITSILFVIVILGAVARYNGFSIIKMIRYIKDELWLVLGTSSSESALPTLMQKMEAAGCEKSVVGLVIPTGYSFNLDGTNIYMTMAALFIAQATNTDLTLTHQITLLLVAMLSSKGAAGVTGAGFITLAATLSVVPGLPVEGMALILGIDRFMSECRALTNLVGNACASIVVARWENALDKDKLDAALNGKLKVNTDSSH; via the coding sequence ATGTTACATCTTGATACAGACGAGCTGAACAGTCGGCCGCCTAAGCAAAAATTTTATCAAGTGCTGTATGTGCAGGTGATTTTTGCGATTGTTGTCGGCATTTTGTTGGGGCATTTTTACCCGAGCATCGGCGAAAGTATGCAGCCTTTGGGTACGGCGTTTATCAAGCTGGTGAAAATGATTATTGCGCCGGTGATTTTCCTGACGGTGGTAACCGGCATTACCGGCATGGGTAATATGAAGGCGGTCGGACGTGTGGCGGGCAAAGCCATGATTTACTTCCTGACTTTTTCCACACTGGCACTGGTGGTCGGATTGATTGTCTCCAACATTATCCAGCCGGGTGCAGGTTTGAATATTGACCCGAGTACGCTCAATTCAGACAAAGTATCGGAATACCTCTCCAAAGCACATGAAAGCACCATTACCGGCTTTTTGATGAACATTATTCCGACCACTGTGTTAAGCCCGCTGATGGGCGGCGACATTCTGCAGGTTTTGTTTGTTTCTGTATTGTTCGGTTTCGCACTGGCTTCGGTCGGCGACAAAGCCCAACCGGTGATTCAGTTTCTGCAAGACTTGTCCGCACCCGTATTCAAAATGGTTTCGATTTTGATGAAAGCTGCGCCGATTGGTGCATTCGGCGCAATGGCATTCACCATCGGCAAATACGGCATCAGCTCTATCAGCAATCTGTTTATGCTGGTAATGACTTTCTATATCACCTCGATTTTGTTCGTTATCGTGATTTTGGGTGCAGTGGCACGCTACAACGGTTTTTCCATCATCAAAATGATTCGTTATATTAAAGACGAATTGTGGCTGGTGTTGGGTACATCGTCTTCCGAATCTGCCCTGCCGACCCTGATGCAGAAAATGGAAGCTGCCGGTTGCGAAAAATCCGTAGTCGGTCTGGTAATTCCGACCGGTTACTCGTTCAACCTTGATGGCACCAATATCTATATGACCATGGCGGCACTGTTTATTGCCCAAGCCACCAACACCGATTTGACCCTTACCCACCAAATTACCCTGCTGCTGGTGGCGATGCTCAGTTCCAAAGGTGCGGCGGGCGTAACCGGAGCCGGCTTCATCACACTGGCGGCAACCTTGTCTGTCGTGCCGGGTTTGCCGGTAGAAGGCATGGCACTGATTTTGGGCATCGACCGCTTTATGTCCGAATGCCGTGCTTTGACCAACCTTGTCGGCAACGCCTGCGCCTCAATTGTTGTCGCCCGCTGGGAAAATGCTTTGGATAAAGACAAACTCGATGCGGCATTAAACGGTAAATTGAAAGTGAACACCGATTCAAGCCATTAA
- the putA gene encoding bifunctional proline dehydrogenase/L-glutamate gamma-semialdehyde dehydrogenase PutA, giving the protein MFHFAHQQQSALRDAVTRAYRRDEIEAVQDMLQQAQMSDEEKQAADSLARRLVTQVRASRTKASGVDALMHEFSLSSEEGVALMCLAEALLRIPDKATRDKLIADKLSDGNWKKHLNNSPSLFVNAAAWGLLVTGKLTAKSDEQSLGAALTRMMGKGGAPLIRKGVDYAMRLLGKQFVTGQTIEEALQNGKEREKMGYRFSFDMLGEAAYTQADADRYYQDYINAIHAIGKDAGAAGVYEGNGISVKLSAIHPRYVRAQHKRVMEELLPRLKALYLLGKQYNIGINIDAEEANRLELSLDLMEALVSDPDLAGYNGIGFVVQAYQKRCPFVIDYLIDLARRNNQKLMIRLVKGAYWDSEIKWAQVDGMSGYPTYTRKVHTDISYLACARKLLAAQDAVFPQFATHNAYTLAAIYQMGKGKDFEHQCLHGMGETLYDQVVGEKNLGRRVRIYAPVGTHETLLAYLVRRLLENGANSSFVNQIVDEKISIDELIRSPFDTVAEQGIHLHPALPLPRDLYGKGRLNSQGLDLSNEHILQELQEQMNQAAQQHFQTASLVNGESRSVAAEQPVRNPADHSDVVGTVSFADADLAQEAVAAAVAAQAQWNATPAAERAACLRRIADLFEQNMPVLMMLAVREAGKTLNNAIAEVREAVDFCRYYADEAEQTLPADNQSLGTVVAISPWNFPLAIFTGEVVSALAAGNTVVAKPAEQTSLIAAYAVSLMHQAGIPAAALQLVLGAGDVGAALTQDERIGGVIFTGSTEVARLINQTLAKRADQPVLIAETGGQNAMIVDSTALAEQVCADVLNSAFDSAGQRCSALRILCVQEDVADHMIGMIKGAMNELNVGNPRCLITDVGPVIDAEAQQNLAAHIAKMKTVAKAYHEIRPSENVDAAQSTFIAPVLFELNNLNELQREVFGPVLHVIRYRADQLDNLIDQINSKGYALTHGVHSRIDATIDHIRSRIEAGNVYINRNIVGAVVGVQPFGGHGLSGTGPKAGGPFYLQRLSRLQEWVMPTLSKIGQADQAALKRLEDVLHSLPLLVDEQKAAAAALGQARIRTLRQAQSILSGPTGERNILSWHAPKRVWLYGGTLAQAFTALTYLAAAGVMAVVGNDSPLAEHADKLNGLLLVSAQPQQAGISHIAALETLPVEIKQTAAATDGPLIRILPSENGLDIVQVFEEISCSINTTAAGGNASLMAMAD; this is encoded by the coding sequence ATGTTCCACTTTGCCCATCAGCAACAAAGCGCTTTGCGCGATGCGGTAACCCGTGCCTACCGTCGTGATGAAATCGAAGCCGTGCAGGATATGCTGCAGCAGGCGCAGATGAGTGATGAAGAGAAGCAGGCCGCCGACAGTTTGGCGCGCCGTTTGGTCACGCAGGTGCGGGCGAGCCGTACTAAGGCCAGCGGCGTAGATGCGCTGATGCACGAGTTTTCGCTGTCGAGCGAAGAGGGCGTGGCGCTGATGTGTTTGGCGGAGGCGTTGCTGCGGATTCCGGATAAGGCAACCCGGGATAAATTGATTGCCGACAAACTTTCAGACGGCAATTGGAAAAAACACCTCAACAACAGCCCGTCTTTATTTGTTAATGCAGCGGCGTGGGGCTTGCTGGTAACGGGCAAGCTGACGGCGAAAAGTGACGAACAGAGCCTTGGTGCGGCGCTGACCCGCATGATGGGCAAGGGCGGTGCGCCGTTAATCCGCAAGGGCGTGGATTATGCGATGCGTCTGCTGGGCAAGCAGTTTGTAACCGGACAGACGATTGAGGAAGCGCTGCAAAACGGCAAAGAGCGTGAAAAAATGGGCTACCGTTTTTCGTTCGATATGTTGGGCGAGGCGGCTTATACGCAGGCGGATGCCGACCGTTATTATCAAGACTATATCAATGCGATTCATGCCATCGGCAAAGATGCAGGTGCGGCGGGCGTGTATGAGGGCAACGGCATTTCGGTGAAACTGTCCGCCATTCACCCCCGTTATGTGCGGGCGCAGCACAAGCGGGTGATGGAGGAATTGCTGCCCCGCCTCAAAGCGCTGTATCTCTTGGGTAAACAATACAATATCGGTATCAATATCGATGCCGAAGAAGCCAATCGGCTGGAATTGTCGCTGGATTTGATGGAAGCGTTGGTGTCCGATCCCGATTTGGCGGGCTACAACGGCATTGGTTTTGTGGTGCAGGCATATCAGAAACGCTGCCCGTTTGTGATTGATTATCTGATTGATTTGGCACGCCGCAATAATCAGAAACTGATGATTCGTCTGGTTAAAGGCGCATATTGGGACAGCGAAATCAAATGGGCGCAGGTGGACGGTATGAGCGGCTACCCGACCTATACCCGCAAAGTGCATACCGATATTTCCTATCTTGCCTGCGCCCGCAAACTGCTGGCGGCGCAAGATGCCGTGTTCCCGCAGTTTGCCACCCACAATGCCTACACGCTGGCGGCGATTTATCAAATGGGCAAAGGCAAAGATTTTGAACACCAATGCCTGCACGGCATGGGCGAAACCCTGTACGACCAAGTGGTCGGCGAGAAAAACCTCGGCCGCAGAGTGCGGATTTATGCGCCGGTCGGCACGCATGAAACGCTGTTGGCGTATTTGGTGCGCCGTCTGCTCGAAAACGGGGCAAACTCTTCATTTGTCAATCAAATCGTTGATGAAAAAATCAGCATTGACGAATTAATCCGCAGTCCGTTTGACACCGTGGCGGAACAGGGTATCCACCTGCATCCGGCGTTGCCGCTGCCGAGAGATTTATACGGCAAAGGCCGTCTGAATTCGCAAGGTTTGGATTTGAGCAACGAACACATTCTGCAAGAATTGCAGGAACAGATGAACCAAGCGGCGCAACAGCATTTTCAGACGGCCTCTCTGGTGAATGGAGAAAGCCGCAGCGTTGCCGCCGAACAGCCGGTACGCAATCCGGCGGATCACAGCGATGTGGTCGGCACGGTCAGCTTTGCCGATGCCGATTTGGCGCAAGAAGCCGTTGCCGCTGCCGTTGCCGCCCAAGCTCAATGGAACGCAACGCCGGCTGCCGAACGTGCCGCCTGCCTGCGCCGCATTGCCGATTTGTTTGAACAGAATATGCCGGTGCTGATGATGCTGGCGGTGCGGGAAGCGGGCAAAACGCTCAACAACGCCATTGCCGAAGTGCGGGAAGCCGTCGATTTCTGCCGCTATTATGCCGACGAAGCCGAGCAGACCTTACCGGCCGATAATCAAAGTTTGGGTACAGTAGTTGCCATCAGCCCGTGGAACTTCCCGTTGGCAATTTTTACCGGCGAAGTCGTGTCCGCACTGGCCGCAGGCAATACCGTGGTTGCCAAACCCGCCGAACAAACCAGCCTGATTGCCGCCTACGCCGTATCCTTAATGCACCAAGCCGGTATTCCTGCCGCCGCATTGCAGCTGGTATTGGGCGCAGGCGATGTCGGCGCAGCATTGACGCAGGACGAACGCATCGGCGGCGTGATTTTCACCGGCTCGACCGAAGTGGCACGCCTGATTAACCAAACCTTAGCCAAACGTGCCGACCAGCCGGTATTGATTGCCGAAACCGGCGGCCAAAACGCCATGATTGTCGATTCCACTGCCTTAGCCGAGCAAGTATGTGCCGATGTCTTGAATTCCGCCTTCGATTCGGCCGGTCAGCGCTGTTCCGCCCTGCGGATTTTATGCGTACAGGAAGACGTTGCCGACCACATGATCGGCATGATTAAAGGCGCAATGAACGAGCTGAACGTCGGCAACCCGCGCTGCCTGATCACCGATGTCGGCCCCGTAATCGATGCCGAAGCCCAACAGAATCTGGCGGCACACATTGCCAAAATGAAAACCGTCGCCAAGGCATACCACGAAATCAGGCCGTCTGAAAATGTTGATGCGGCACAATCCACCTTTATTGCGCCGGTGTTGTTTGAACTGAACAACCTCAACGAATTACAACGGGAAGTGTTCGGCCCCGTGTTGCACGTTATCCGCTACCGTGCCGACCAGCTCGACAACCTGATCGACCAAATCAACAGCAAAGGCTACGCCCTCACACACGGCGTACACAGCCGGATTGATGCCACCATCGACCATATCCGCAGCCGTATCGAAGCCGGTAACGTTTACATCAACCGCAACATTGTCGGCGCAGTGGTCGGCGTACAGCCGTTCGGCGGCCACGGTTTGTCTGGCACCGGCCCGAAAGCCGGTGGCCCGTTCTACCTGCAACGCCTGAGCCGTCTGCAAGAATGGGTTATGCCGACCCTGAGCAAAATCGGTCAGGCAGACCAAGCCGCCCTCAAACGACTGGAAGACGTGTTGCACAGTTTACCGCTCTTGGTAGACGAACAAAAAGCCGCCGCAGCCGCATTGGGTCAGGCACGCATCCGCACCCTGCGGCAAGCCCAAAGCATATTGAGCGGCCCGACCGGCGAACGCAACATCCTAAGCTGGCACGCCCCGAAACGGGTATGGCTATACGGCGGCACACTGGCGCAAGCCTTCACCGCACTGACCTACCTCGCCGCCGCAGGTGTGATGGCCGTGGTCGGCAACGACAGCCCGCTGGCCGAACATGCCGACAAACTGAACGGCCTATTGCTCGTCAGCGCCCAACCGCAGCAAGCCGGTATCAGCCACATCGCCGCACTGGAAACCCTGCCGGTCGAAATCAAACAGACCGCCGCCGCCACCGACGGCCCGCTGATTCGAATCCTACCGTCTGAAAACGGCTTGGACATCGTACAGGTGTTTGAAGAAATCTCATGCAGCATCAACACCACCGCCGCCGGCGGCAACGCCAGCCTGATGGCAATGGCGGATTAA
- a CDS encoding DMT family transporter — MNPWILLAGAIVSEVIGTNCLKASDGFTKPLPAVIAVSAFVVALYLMSVITRTLPLGIVYAVWSGVGIVLTAAVAFFVFGQKPDLAGLIGMAMIISGVLVINLFSRSSAH; from the coding sequence ATGAACCCGTGGATTTTATTGGCCGGTGCGATTGTTTCGGAAGTAATCGGCACAAACTGCCTGAAAGCCAGCGATGGTTTTACCAAACCGTTGCCTGCGGTTATCGCCGTGAGTGCTTTTGTGGTTGCCCTGTATTTGATGTCGGTGATTACCCGCACATTGCCGCTCGGCATTGTGTACGCCGTGTGGTCGGGCGTGGGGATTGTGCTGACGGCTGCAGTAGCGTTTTTTGTTTTCGGGCAAAAACCTGATTTGGCGGGATTGATCGGTATGGCGATGATTATCAGCGGGGTGTTGGTGATTAATCTGTTTTCCCGCTCGTCTGCACATTAA
- the dacB gene encoding D-alanyl-D-alanine carboxypeptidase/D-alanyl-D-alanine endopeptidase → MMNKRHLFSACLALCSLSASAWDFGRIPPEEAAVYVQQLDNGKIWAAHREDTPVNPASTMKLVTTFTALNILGSDYRWNTEFKSSAKIQGDTLDGDLYWQGSGNPTLEQDDIAAAQQQLREQGIRHIKGSLVLDRSLWGSVPNPPEFADDEGETFMTPPDPNMLAYKVVWLTPQTDEAGNVQIHTKPPLPDIPQDNQVRLSRSTAACPSLANHLQARFSDGILHLTGNLPSACLGKEMFVNMLTAPDFARRSFINQWRENGGRISDGMAAADTPKQAKTLAAAPSKPLAEILTAMNKHSNNLIARSVFLKLGKAENARTAARQAAEAVKQELALSGVDVSPLILENGSGLSRRERVSAKMMGQMLEKAYFSPFAADFIDTLPIAGEDGTLKGRLKILGHPLRLKTGTLKDVRALAGYWLGDKPLVVVVIINSPKATAYLKDLDRLVTQIVNEIQATQESETPPTDSN, encoded by the coding sequence TGTGCAGCAGCTCGACAACGGCAAAATCTGGGCGGCGCACCGTGAAGATACGCCCGTCAATCCCGCTTCGACCATGAAACTGGTTACGACCTTTACCGCCTTGAACATTTTAGGCAGCGATTACCGTTGGAACACCGAATTCAAAAGCAGTGCCAAAATTCAGGGCGATACTTTGGACGGCGATCTGTATTGGCAGGGCAGCGGCAACCCGACTTTGGAACAGGACGATATTGCCGCAGCGCAGCAGCAGTTGCGGGAACAGGGTATCCGCCATATCAAAGGCAGTCTGGTACTCGACCGCAGCCTGTGGGGCAGCGTGCCGAATCCCCCCGAATTTGCCGACGATGAGGGCGAAACATTTATGACCCCGCCCGACCCGAATATGCTGGCGTATAAAGTGGTGTGGCTCACGCCGCAAACAGACGAAGCGGGCAATGTGCAGATTCACACCAAACCGCCGCTACCCGACATCCCGCAGGACAACCAAGTCCGCCTGAGCCGCTCTACTGCAGCTTGCCCGTCGCTGGCAAACCATCTGCAGGCAAGGTTTTCAGACGGCATACTGCATCTTACGGGCAATTTACCGAGCGCCTGCTTGGGCAAAGAAATGTTCGTCAATATGCTGACCGCCCCCGATTTTGCCCGCCGCAGCTTTATCAACCAATGGCGGGAGAACGGCGGCCGCATTTCAGACGGCATGGCAGCGGCGGACACCCCGAAACAGGCAAAAACACTGGCCGCCGCCCCATCCAAACCACTTGCGGAAATCCTGACGGCGATGAACAAACATTCCAATAATCTGATTGCCCGCTCAGTATTTCTGAAACTGGGCAAAGCCGAGAACGCCCGTACCGCCGCCCGCCAAGCCGCCGAAGCCGTGAAGCAGGAACTGGCGCTGTCCGGCGTGGACGTGTCGCCCTTAATCTTGGAAAACGGATCGGGCTTGTCCCGCCGCGAGCGGGTGAGTGCCAAAATGATGGGGCAGATGCTGGAAAAAGCCTATTTCAGCCCGTTTGCCGCCGACTTCATCGACACCTTGCCGATTGCCGGAGAAGACGGCACACTCAAAGGCCGTCTGAAAATCCTAGGCCACCCGCTGCGCCTGAAAACCGGCACGCTCAAAGACGTGCGTGCGCTCGCAGGCTATTGGTTGGGCGACAAACCGCTGGTCGTCGTCGTGATCATCAACAGCCCGAAAGCCACGGCATATCTGAAAGATTTGGACAGACTGGTTACGCAGATAGTGAACGAAATCCAAGCAACGCAGGAAAGCGAAACACCGCCGACAGACAGTAATTAA
- a CDS encoding helix-turn-helix domain-containing protein: MNIGTAIHYLRKQRGWTQQQLADFANTSKSNISNLENGNQGYSPAILQYLAKAFGCSVSQIFLLAEQLEKHEDIQKNWQNMPIDSLFIQLPSEIQNTLHQLIISLIQTHNKNY; encoded by the coding sequence ATGAATATCGGAACCGCCATACACTATCTACGTAAGCAAAGAGGTTGGACACAACAGCAACTTGCCGACTTTGCCAATACCTCTAAAAGTAATATTTCAAACTTGGAAAATGGAAACCAAGGATACAGCCCTGCAATACTTCAATATTTAGCTAAAGCCTTCGGCTGTTCAGTATCACAAATTTTCTTGTTAGCCGAACAATTGGAAAAACATGAAGATATACAAAAAAATTGGCAAAATATGCCTATTGACAGTTTGTTTATTCAACTTCCATCTGAAATACAAAATACCCTTCATCAATTAATTATTAGCCTGATTCAAACACATAACAAAAATTACTGA
- a CDS encoding ornithine cyclodeaminase family protein, translating into MMLHYDSQQTSAALPFPKLVQAIKKMFSDGCEVPLRHNHAINNAEGGKLGTLLLMPAWQPQSWLGVKTVSIFPGNHQHHLPGLHSVYILYSAQTGKPAAIFDGDSITSRRTAASSALAARYLSRENSRTLLIVGAGWVAELLAEAYLSVRPIQKFLIWNQTHHKAEALASRLQKKGLAAEAVSSLEEAVKQSDIVSCATLSTTPLIKREWLRPGTHLDLIGGFTPEMRESDDACFADTSVFVDTEEALMKAGDLLSPIQAGIFAPEQVKATLSDLCRNHHQGRLNQHEITVFKSVGSALEDLAAAVLAYETLNP; encoded by the coding sequence ATGATGTTGCACTATGATTCACAACAAACTTCCGCCGCCCTCCCGTTTCCCAAACTGGTACAGGCCATCAAAAAGATGTTTTCAGACGGCTGCGAAGTGCCTTTACGCCACAACCATGCCATCAATAACGCCGAAGGCGGCAAACTCGGCACACTCTTATTAATGCCCGCATGGCAGCCGCAATCTTGGCTGGGTGTCAAAACGGTTTCAATTTTTCCCGGCAATCATCAACATCATCTACCCGGCCTGCATTCAGTCTATATTTTATACAGCGCCCAAACCGGCAAACCGGCGGCAATTTTTGACGGCGACAGCATCACTTCCCGCCGGACGGCCGCATCGTCTGCACTGGCCGCCCGTTATCTAAGCAGGGAAAACAGCCGGACTTTGCTGATTGTCGGGGCCGGTTGGGTCGCAGAATTATTGGCCGAAGCCTATTTGAGCGTCCGCCCGATTCAGAAATTCCTGATTTGGAATCAAACGCACCACAAAGCAGAAGCATTAGCCAGCCGGTTGCAGAAAAAAGGGCTGGCTGCAGAAGCGGTGTCCAGCTTGGAAGAGGCGGTAAAACAGTCGGATATTGTCAGTTGCGCCACCTTGTCCACCACTCCACTGATCAAACGGGAATGGCTGCGGCCGGGAACGCATTTGGACTTAATCGGCGGTTTTACGCCCGAAATGCGGGAAAGCGATGATGCCTGTTTTGCCGACACCAGCGTATTTGTCGATACCGAAGAAGCCTTAATGAAAGCCGGCGATTTGCTGTCGCCGATTCAGGCCGGTATTTTTGCGCCCGAACAAGTCAAAGCAACTTTGAGCGATTTATGCCGCAACCACCATCAAGGCCGTCTGAATCAGCATGAAATTACCGTGTTCAAATCAGTCGGCTCGGCGCTGGAAGATCTGGCGGCTGCGGTTTTGGCTTACGAAACCTTAAACCCTTGA